A region from the Papio anubis isolate 15944 chromosome 6, Panubis1.0, whole genome shotgun sequence genome encodes:
- the LOC101021225 gene encoding serine hydrolase RBBP9: protein MASPSKAVIVPGNGGGDVTTHGWYGWVKKELEKIPGFQCLAKNMPDPITARESIWLPFMETELHCDEKTIIIGHSSGAIAAMRYAETHRVYAIVLVSAYTSDLGDENERASGYFIRPWQWEKIKANCPYIVQFGSTDDPFLPWKEQQEVADRLETKLHKFTDRGHFQNTEFHELITVVKSLLKVPA, encoded by the coding sequence ATGGCTTCTCCTAGCAAGGCAGTGATTGTTCCCGGGAACGGAGGCGGGGATGTGACCACCCACGGCTGGTATGGCTGGGTGAAAAAGGAGCTGGAGAAGATACCTGGTTTCCAGTGTTTGGCTAAAAACATGCCTGACCCAATTACAGCACGAGAGAGCATCTGGCTGCCCTTCATGGAGACAGAGCTGCACTGTGATGAGAAGACCATCATTATCGGCCACAGTTCTGGGGCCATCGCAGCCATGAGGTATGCAGAAACACATCGAGTATATGCTATTGTATTAGTGTCTGCGTACACATCAGACTTGGGGGATGAAAATGAGCGTGCAAGTGGATACTTCATCCGCCCCTGGCAGTGGGAGAAGATCAAGGCCAACTGCCCTTACATTGTGCAGTTTGGCTCCACTGACGACCCATTCCTTCCCTGGAAGGAACAACAAGAAGTGGCCGATAGGTTGGAAACCAAATTGCACAAATTCACTGACCGTGGCCACTTTCAGAACACAGAGTTTCATGAACTGATTACTGTGGTAAAGTCTTTGCTGAAAGTACCAGCATAG